From a single Haloarcula sp. DT43 genomic region:
- a CDS encoding site-2 protease family protein yields MVSTLTWVLAGLVAYTLLAMALRTRGVVPEYIRFSGPITTIHTQKGKAVLDWLARPKRFWRAWGNLGVGFGLVVMVGSFLLVALGAYQALVNPQPSALNEPRNALAIPGVNDFLPLSVAPEIVLGLLLGLVVHEGGHGLFCRVEDIGIESMGLALLAIVPVGAFVEPDEDELLRSDRGAQARMYTAGVTNNFALAIVTLLLLFGPVAGAVAVVDGVPVGSPVSGTPAAAAGIESGDVITAVDGQPVANQQELETVLAESDARTVEIARKDSDPVTVERSVVVSAALQSAPLGTGETIVAVNGTAVATGSEFERAARDHPVATLETESGETVTTPLGAYVLVADDGPLAGEGAPSGEGMIITAVDGERTHSGTALIEALDGGQPGDRVTITGYVDGSRETYQVTMAESEQVDNGIVGVSIQQGISGIQVSDFGIDAYPAAAFLEFLGGSPDTPTSVSEFSFAQRIFSTLLLPFIGVAGGFGYNFAGFTGIATNFYTVQGPLGALGTTPVFLLANVLFWTGWINLVIGQFNLIPTFPLDGGHILRAATESFVSRLPVSDGRRVTTAVSVAITVSMISGLLLMVFGPRLLT; encoded by the coding sequence ATGGTGAGTACGCTGACGTGGGTCCTCGCGGGCCTTGTCGCCTACACCCTCCTCGCGATGGCGCTCCGGACCCGCGGCGTCGTCCCCGAGTACATCCGTTTCAGCGGCCCGATTACGACGATTCACACGCAGAAAGGCAAGGCCGTGCTCGACTGGCTCGCGCGGCCAAAGCGGTTCTGGCGGGCCTGGGGGAACCTCGGCGTCGGGTTCGGGCTGGTGGTGATGGTCGGCTCCTTCCTCCTCGTGGCGCTCGGCGCGTACCAGGCGCTGGTCAACCCACAGCCCTCCGCCCTGAACGAACCCCGGAACGCGCTGGCGATTCCCGGCGTCAACGACTTCCTCCCGCTGTCGGTCGCGCCCGAAATCGTGCTCGGACTGTTGCTCGGGCTCGTCGTCCACGAGGGCGGGCACGGGCTCTTCTGTCGCGTCGAGGACATCGGCATCGAGTCGATGGGGCTTGCCCTGCTCGCGATTGTCCCGGTCGGCGCGTTCGTCGAACCCGACGAGGACGAGCTCCTGCGGTCGGACCGCGGCGCACAGGCCAGGATGTACACGGCCGGCGTGACCAACAACTTCGCGCTCGCCATCGTCACGCTCCTGTTGCTGTTTGGCCCGGTCGCCGGCGCTGTCGCCGTCGTCGACGGCGTCCCGGTCGGGAGCCCGGTCAGCGGGACCCCCGCAGCCGCCGCGGGCATCGAGTCGGGCGACGTCATCACGGCGGTCGACGGCCAGCCCGTCGCGAACCAGCAGGAACTGGAGACCGTACTGGCCGAAAGCGACGCGCGGACCGTCGAGATAGCCCGGAAGGACAGCGACCCCGTCACCGTCGAGCGGTCCGTGGTCGTCTCGGCCGCCCTCCAAAGCGCGCCGCTGGGAACGGGCGAGACGATTGTCGCCGTCAACGGGACCGCCGTAGCGACCGGTAGCGAGTTCGAGCGGGCGGCCCGAGACCACCCCGTCGCGACGCTGGAGACCGAGTCCGGGGAGACCGTCACGACTCCACTCGGGGCGTACGTGCTGGTCGCCGATGACGGGCCGCTCGCCGGGGAAGGCGCGCCGAGCGGCGAGGGCATGATAATCACCGCGGTCGACGGGGAGCGAACGCACAGCGGAACGGCGCTGATTGAGGCGCTCGACGGCGGTCAGCCCGGCGACCGGGTGACTATCACCGGCTACGTCGACGGCTCGCGCGAGACCTACCAGGTGACGATGGCCGAGAGCGAGCAGGTCGACAACGGCATCGTCGGCGTCAGCATCCAGCAGGGCATCAGCGGCATCCAGGTCAGCGACTTCGGCATCGACGCCTACCCCGCGGCCGCGTTCCTCGAGTTCCTCGGCGGGTCGCCCGACACCCCCACGTCCGTCTCCGAGTTCTCGTTCGCCCAGCGGATTTTCAGCACGCTCTTGCTCCCGTTCATCGGGGTCGCTGGCGGCTTCGGCTACAACTTCGCCGGTTTCACCGGTATCGCGACGAACTTCTACACCGTCCAGGGCCCGCTCGGGGCGCTGGGAACGACGCCGGTGTTCCTGCTGGCGAACGTCCTGTTCTGGACCGGCTGGATCAACCTCGTCATCGGGCAGTTCAACCTCATCCCGACGTTCCCGCTCGACGGCGGCCACATCCTCCGGGCGGCGACCGAGTCGTTCGTCTCGCGGCTGCCGGTCTCCGACGGGCGACGGGTGACGACGGCCGTCTCGGTCGCGATTACGGTGTCGATGATAAGCGGCCTCCTGCTGATGGTGTTCGGCCCGCGGCTGCTGACCTGA
- a CDS encoding universal stress protein, with product MYDHVLIPVDGSDEATAAARRGLALAKAFDATAEAVYVVEGRARRLARTDRERDQLRDHGEAVLADVEALAADVGQPVTTALLEGKPSVRIDEHARETDAGLVVLGRQGMTGLGKRLLGGVTEQLLHRATVPVLVVSGAEPTEGFDYSQILLPTDGSENAETATRHGAALAARYGATVHVLNVVDIQAAGGTFNAGGLNEAFVERLEANGRDAVASVADALDTATPDVAVETAVARTDSFDGVAPGIREYVADNDIDLVVMGSHGRSNLQRRLLGSVTSQLLRTVSVPVLVTPRR from the coding sequence ATGTACGACCACGTTCTCATCCCGGTCGACGGGAGCGACGAGGCGACGGCCGCCGCGCGGCGCGGCCTCGCACTGGCGAAAGCCTTCGACGCGACCGCCGAGGCGGTCTACGTCGTCGAGGGGCGAGCGCGCAGACTCGCACGGACAGACCGCGAGCGCGACCAACTCCGGGACCACGGCGAGGCGGTCCTCGCTGACGTCGAAGCCCTCGCCGCCGATGTCGGCCAGCCCGTCACGACGGCACTGCTGGAGGGCAAGCCGAGCGTGCGGATAGACGAGCACGCCCGCGAAACCGACGCGGGGCTCGTCGTCCTCGGCCGACAGGGGATGACCGGGCTCGGGAAGCGTCTCCTCGGCGGCGTCACCGAGCAGCTCCTGCACCGGGCCACGGTCCCCGTCCTCGTCGTATCGGGCGCGGAACCGACGGAAGGGTTTGACTACTCGCAGATACTCCTCCCGACCGACGGCAGCGAGAACGCCGAAACGGCGACGCGTCACGGCGCGGCGCTCGCGGCCCGGTACGGCGCGACGGTCCACGTCCTCAACGTCGTCGACATCCAGGCCGCCGGCGGGACCTTCAACGCCGGCGGGCTGAACGAGGCGTTCGTCGAGCGGCTCGAAGCGAACGGCCGCGACGCCGTCGCGTCGGTCGCCGACGCGCTCGACACGGCGACTCCCGACGTGGCCGTCGAAACCGCGGTAGCGCGGACGGACTCGTTCGACGGTGTCGCCCCCGGAATCCGCGAGTACGTCGCCGACAACGACATCGACCTCGTCGTGATGGGGTCACACGGCCGCTCGAACCTGCAGCGCCGACTGCTCGGCAGCGTCACGTCCCAGCTCCTCCGCACCGTCTCGGTTCCCGTGCTGGTGACGCCCCGGCGGTAG
- the lysS gene encoding lysine--tRNA ligase: MAEDPYEVGRGSDRAFWADSVADAIEARDPEEPIVVKGGVSPSGVPHIGHFNEIMRGYYVAEALRDRGHEVRQVFTADDKDRLRAVPRQLADLDWNVVGLGEVDAGALGRNLGKPYTDIPDPFGCCDSYGAHFTTLLKQSADLVGVDVEFVSNTELYADGEFEAVTRRVLERADRARDVLAEYQNKVDDDYVPFLPQCAECGKLTEGVTAVDLDAGEVEYVCEDVEAGDQTIEGCGHEGTASLRDGKLPWRFEWPAQWEILGVDFEPFGKDHAEGSWPSGEDIAENVLDIQPPVPMVYEWFTLDGEPLSSSSGNVITVDEVLDILEPEVFKYFFVKDPRKQRDFSVESVDRLVDEFDRFERRYFGEADASDDEAELAERAYPMVVDEPREERVRIPYTFAAVLGMTDDPELREQIARKEGHIPDDAPEWAVEGALARVERAQEWASRTDNEFNYELKRAEMPDASFDAETAAALDELADFIAEGHDGEAIQAEIYETAKRNDIDIGEFFSAGYRLLFDDTEGPQLGTFIAKLDREFVVERFRRNG, translated from the coding sequence ATGGCGGAAGACCCCTACGAGGTCGGCCGCGGCAGCGACCGGGCGTTCTGGGCCGACTCCGTCGCGGACGCCATCGAGGCGCGCGACCCCGAGGAGCCCATCGTCGTCAAGGGCGGCGTCTCGCCCTCCGGGGTCCCCCACATCGGCCACTTCAACGAGATAATGCGGGGCTACTACGTCGCCGAGGCCCTGCGGGACCGCGGCCACGAGGTCCGGCAGGTGTTCACCGCCGACGACAAGGACCGCCTGCGTGCGGTTCCCCGCCAGCTGGCCGACCTCGACTGGAACGTCGTCGGCCTCGGGGAGGTCGACGCCGGCGCGCTCGGGCGCAATCTCGGGAAACCGTACACCGACATCCCGGACCCGTTCGGCTGCTGTGACTCCTACGGCGCGCACTTCACGACCCTCCTGAAACAGAGCGCCGATCTCGTCGGCGTCGACGTCGAGTTCGTCTCCAACACCGAACTGTACGCCGACGGGGAGTTCGAGGCGGTCACGCGCCGCGTGCTCGAACGCGCGGACCGCGCCCGTGACGTGCTCGCCGAGTACCAGAACAAGGTCGACGACGACTACGTCCCGTTCCTGCCCCAATGTGCCGAATGCGGGAAGCTCACCGAGGGCGTCACTGCGGTCGACCTCGACGCCGGCGAAGTCGAGTACGTCTGTGAAGACGTCGAGGCCGGCGACCAGACCATCGAGGGCTGTGGCCACGAGGGGACGGCCTCGCTCCGGGACGGGAAGCTCCCGTGGCGGTTCGAGTGGCCCGCGCAGTGGGAGATTCTGGGCGTCGACTTCGAACCCTTCGGCAAGGACCACGCCGAGGGCTCCTGGCCCTCCGGCGAGGACATCGCCGAGAACGTGCTCGACATCCAGCCACCGGTCCCGATGGTGTACGAGTGGTTCACGCTCGACGGCGAGCCGCTCTCCTCGTCGTCGGGCAACGTCATCACCGTCGACGAAGTGCTCGATATCCTCGAACCCGAGGTGTTCAAGTACTTCTTCGTGAAGGACCCGCGGAAACAGCGGGACTTCTCCGTCGAGAGCGTCGACCGGCTCGTCGACGAGTTCGACCGGTTCGAGCGGCGCTACTTCGGTGAGGCGGACGCGAGCGATGACGAGGCTGAACTCGCAGAGCGAGCCTATCCGATGGTCGTGGACGAACCGCGCGAGGAGCGGGTGCGCATCCCATACACGTTCGCGGCCGTACTCGGGATGACCGACGACCCCGAACTCCGCGAGCAAATCGCCCGGAAGGAGGGCCACATCCCGGACGACGCCCCGGAGTGGGCCGTCGAAGGGGCACTCGCCCGCGTCGAGCGCGCCCAAGAGTGGGCCAGCCGCACGGACAACGAGTTCAACTACGAACTCAAGCGCGCCGAGATGCCCGACGCGTCCTTCGACGCGGAGACGGCGGCCGCGCTGGACGAACTGGCCGATTTCATCGCCGAGGGCCACGACGGCGAGGCGATTCAGGCCGAAATCTACGAGACGGCGAAGCGAAACGACATCGACATCGGCGAGTTCTTCTCGGCCGGCTACCGGCTTCTGTTCGACGACACCGAGGGCCCACAGCTCGGAACCTTCATCGCGAAACTGGACCGCGAGTTCGTCGTCGAACGGTTCCGTCGGAACGGGTAG
- the pyrH gene encoding UMP kinase, translating to MKVVVSIGGSVLAPDLDAGRVADYAEAIQSLDAQGHTLGTVVGGGPTARDYIGSARDLGANEIELDQLGISVTRLNGRLLIAALDDRAAPTPAESYDEGREAIRRGDIPVLGGIVAAQTTDAVAAAFAEYVGADLLVYATSVPGVYDADPNEDEDATRFDELGASELVDVIADIEMDAGSSAPVDLLAAKIIQRSGIRTVVLDGTDPERVVRAVEDGEFDGSEILPEA from the coding sequence ATGAAAGTCGTCGTCTCCATCGGTGGAAGCGTACTGGCCCCGGACCTGGACGCAGGCCGGGTTGCCGACTACGCCGAAGCCATCCAGTCGCTCGATGCACAGGGGCACACGCTCGGGACCGTCGTCGGCGGCGGGCCGACCGCACGCGACTACATCGGCAGCGCCCGCGACCTCGGTGCGAACGAAATCGAACTCGACCAGCTGGGCATCTCCGTCACGCGGCTGAACGGCCGCCTGCTCATCGCCGCCCTGGACGACCGCGCGGCACCGACGCCCGCCGAGAGCTACGACGAGGGCCGGGAAGCCATCCGCCGGGGGGACATTCCCGTTCTCGGCGGCATCGTCGCCGCACAGACCACCGACGCCGTCGCGGCCGCGTTCGCGGAGTACGTCGGCGCGGACCTGCTCGTGTACGCCACGTCGGTCCCGGGCGTCTACGACGCCGACCCGAACGAGGACGAGGACGCGACGCGGTTCGACGAACTCGGCGCGAGCGAACTCGTCGACGTCATCGCCGACATCGAGATGGACGCCGGCAGCAGCGCCCCCGTCGACCTGCTGGCCGCGAAAATCATCCAGCGGTCCGGCATCCGAACGGTGGTGCTCGACGGCACGGACCCCGAGCGCGTCGTGCGCGCGGTGGAAGACGGCGAGTTCGACGGGTCCGAAATCCTCCCGGAGGCATAG
- a CDS encoding DUF7123 family protein, with protein MSATATPSGEEEPSKEERLKSFLAEKASDGEMYFKSKFIADEVGLSPKEIGALMVKLKDSASEINVEKWSYTSATTWRVEPA; from the coding sequence ATGAGCGCTACCGCAACGCCCTCCGGCGAGGAAGAGCCCTCCAAAGAAGAGCGACTGAAGTCGTTCCTCGCAGAGAAGGCCAGTGACGGCGAGATGTATTTCAAGAGCAAGTTCATCGCTGACGAAGTCGGTCTCTCCCCGAAGGAGATCGGTGCCCTGATGGTCAAGCTCAAGGACAGCGCGTCCGAGATAAACGTCGAGAAGTGGTCGTACACGAGCGCGACCACCTGGCGCGTCGAACCGGCGTAG